One Pararhizobium sp. IMCC3301 DNA segment encodes these proteins:
- a CDS encoding tripartite tricarboxylate transporter TctB family protein, giving the protein MAGPHSRRQLDPDAWAALVLLGLCAVFLTNLLSSDATGAYVTSTTMPIAVVVVMAGLAVLLLGGSVLRMVRTAPQQEAASTTLAAPAPGLDWRVPMMVAWLVVYIAALPWLGYLVASGAFLIGAGLLYGNRRWWVLIGSAVVLPGLLLLFFEKVMIVLLPAARLWN; this is encoded by the coding sequence ATGGCCGGACCGCACAGCAGAAGACAGCTCGACCCGGACGCGTGGGCGGCGCTGGTTCTTCTTGGCCTCTGTGCGGTCTTCCTCACCAACCTCCTGAGCAGCGACGCTACGGGAGCCTATGTGACCTCGACAACGATGCCCATCGCAGTTGTCGTCGTGATGGCGGGGCTGGCGGTGTTGCTGCTGGGCGGGTCAGTCCTGCGTATGGTCCGAACTGCGCCACAGCAAGAGGCCGCTTCAACAACGCTTGCCGCGCCCGCGCCGGGTCTCGACTGGCGCGTGCCGATGATGGTGGCCTGGCTGGTAGTTTACATAGCCGCACTGCCATGGCTCGGCTATCTGGTAGCCAGCGGGGCGTTCCTGATTGGTGCAGGTCTGCTTTACGGCAACCGTCGCTGGTGGGTGCTGATCGGCTCGGCAGTCGTGTTGCCCGGCCTGTTGCTACTGTTCTTTGAAAAGGTAATGATCGTGCTTCTGCCTGCTGCCAGACTCTGGAACTGA
- a CDS encoding tripartite tricarboxylate transporter permease, protein MDFLLQGIPEVASIQVFLMLSLGLVVGIVIGSIPGLNVPLAVAIALPITFNVEPIAGLAMLVGIYKGGTYGGSLTAVLINVPGTPAAAATAIDGNELTRQGKAGKALKMSLYASVIAEFVSDIALIAFAVPMAVFALRIGPPESFSLGIFALTLVGVLSQGNMVKGLIAAAMGLFLSTFGVDPLSGEFRLTFGFRQLSGGWSFIALVIGVFAIAEALSILETSLARRERKGALKLSDPDHCLDRDDWRRSLPVIGRSSLIGVFIGAVPGLGSAVSAYLNYGLSRSLSREPERFGKGAIEGVAAAEAGNNAVTSSTFVPLLTLGIPGDVITAIMLGAFIAHGLIPGPALFEQQGPFVAGFFLMIVAASALHLVIGRLGMYAFIQTARVSNPVLFPAVLVLGVTGIFVSTSSYFDVYVMVGFGVMGYLMNRLGFPIAPLLIGFILGPLIEVGLRQAAIMGRGDLTIFLTRPISAMFLACAVLTIVVVGWREYADRRKRMERQKEEPLT, encoded by the coding sequence ATGGATTTCCTGCTTCAGGGGATTCCCGAGGTTGCGTCGATTCAGGTATTCCTGATGCTGTCGCTGGGACTGGTGGTCGGGATTGTTATCGGTTCGATCCCCGGTCTGAACGTGCCGCTGGCGGTGGCCATTGCCCTGCCGATCACATTCAACGTCGAACCCATTGCCGGTCTGGCGATGCTGGTCGGGATCTACAAGGGCGGCACCTATGGCGGGTCGCTGACCGCCGTGCTGATCAATGTGCCCGGTACGCCCGCAGCGGCGGCGACCGCCATTGATGGAAACGAACTGACACGGCAGGGCAAGGCGGGCAAGGCGCTGAAGATGTCGCTCTACGCCTCTGTGATTGCGGAGTTCGTCAGCGATATCGCCCTTATTGCCTTTGCTGTGCCCATGGCAGTCTTCGCCTTGCGCATCGGCCCGCCTGAAAGCTTTTCGCTGGGCATCTTCGCACTGACGCTGGTCGGTGTTTTGTCCCAAGGCAACATGGTCAAGGGCCTGATCGCGGCGGCCATGGGGTTGTTCCTGTCCACCTTCGGCGTTGATCCACTCAGCGGTGAATTCCGGCTGACCTTCGGCTTCCGCCAGCTTTCCGGAGGTTGGTCGTTCATCGCGTTGGTCATTGGCGTGTTCGCCATCGCCGAGGCGCTGAGCATTTTGGAAACGAGCCTGGCGCGCCGTGAGCGCAAGGGCGCACTGAAACTGAGCGATCCCGACCACTGTCTGGATCGCGACGACTGGCGCCGCTCACTTCCGGTGATCGGGCGCTCGTCGCTGATCGGGGTGTTTATCGGGGCAGTTCCTGGACTGGGATCAGCGGTCTCCGCCTATCTGAACTATGGGCTGAGCCGCAGCCTGTCGCGCGAACCTGAACGCTTCGGCAAAGGCGCAATCGAAGGTGTCGCGGCGGCAGAGGCAGGCAACAATGCTGTGACAAGTTCGACCTTCGTGCCACTGCTGACGCTGGGCATTCCGGGCGACGTCATCACAGCGATCATGCTGGGTGCCTTTATCGCTCACGGGCTTATACCCGGTCCCGCATTGTTCGAACAGCAGGGGCCATTCGTCGCCGGGTTCTTCCTGATGATCGTAGCGGCCTCGGCCTTGCATCTGGTGATCGGGCGCCTTGGCATGTACGCATTCATACAAACAGCACGGGTCTCGAACCCAGTGCTGTTTCCGGCCGTTCTGGTGCTGGGCGTGACCGGTATCTTTGTCTCCACAAGCAGTTATTTCGACGTCTATGTCATGGTCGGTTTCGGCGTCATGGGCTATCTGATGAACCGGTTGGGCTTTCCCATCGCGCCGCTTCTGATCGGCTTCATCCTTGGCCCGCTGATCGAGGTTGGGCTGCGTCAGGCGGCGATCATGGGGCGTGGCGATTTGACGATTTTCCTGACCCGGCCCATTTCCGCGATGTTCCTGGCCTGCGCGGTGCTGACCATCGTGGTGGTCGGATGGCGCGAATATGCGGACAGGCGAAAACGGATGGAACGGCAGAAAGAGGAACCGCTGACATGA
- a CDS encoding mandelate racemase/muconate lactonizing enzyme family protein encodes MKIERIEVLPVRLPLKGVLKLARGVSRSLDEGKQIALVKMTGDDGTVGWGEAGPSRRWSAETIHSVTTTIRHVLAPVLIRRDAFDIAGLHAAMDMELAPGFDPGQPIAKGALDMAAHDLICKALGINLQTWLGAKRADRVELAYLVSQPGPEETAKAVEAALAEGFRAFKVKVGNSPAFDAEIVRTVHQMAPDAVVWVDANQGYDLDNALRAAKLFEAEGVELFEQPIPMADIYGLKKLLSATTMNIALDESAMGLPLIIDLLRRDAVEGLVCKVQKVGGIHYARQLCDLARNAGMKLIGSGLMDAPIGFAASVHVFAAYGIDYPVDLNGPQHLAGDYLRTPLPREGQAALVPQTPGLGCDIDEDRVRGELALELAI; translated from the coding sequence ATGAAGATTGAACGAATTGAGGTGCTGCCGGTGCGTCTGCCGCTGAAAGGCGTGCTGAAACTGGCGCGGGGAGTGTCACGCTCGCTCGATGAGGGCAAGCAGATTGCGCTGGTGAAGATGACCGGCGACGACGGAACCGTGGGTTGGGGAGAGGCGGGACCGAGCAGGCGCTGGTCGGCCGAAACCATCCATTCGGTCACCACAACGATCCGGCACGTTCTGGCACCGGTCTTGATCAGGCGCGACGCCTTTGACATTGCCGGGCTGCATGCCGCGATGGACATGGAGCTAGCCCCCGGGTTCGATCCCGGCCAACCGATTGCGAAGGGCGCGCTGGACATGGCCGCACATGATCTGATTTGCAAGGCGCTGGGGATCAACCTTCAGACATGGCTGGGTGCCAAGCGGGCGGACCGGGTTGAGCTGGCCTATCTCGTCTCGCAACCAGGACCAGAGGAAACCGCCAAGGCAGTTGAAGCCGCACTGGCCGAGGGCTTCCGCGCCTTCAAGGTCAAGGTCGGCAACAGCCCAGCTTTTGATGCCGAAATTGTGCGTACGGTCCATCAGATGGCCCCCGATGCGGTGGTCTGGGTCGATGCCAATCAAGGCTACGATCTGGACAATGCCTTGCGCGCGGCAAAGCTGTTTGAGGCGGAAGGGGTCGAACTTTTCGAACAGCCGATCCCGATGGCGGATATTTACGGATTGAAAAAACTGCTCTCCGCCACGACCATGAACATCGCGCTGGACGAATCCGCCATGGGACTGCCGCTGATCATCGACTTGCTGCGGCGCGATGCTGTCGAGGGACTGGTCTGCAAGGTACAGAAAGTGGGCGGCATCCACTATGCCAGGCAACTCTGCGATCTGGCGCGGAATGCTGGAATGAAGCTGATCGGTTCGGGGCTCATGGACGCGCCCATCGGGTTTGCCGCCTCGGTCCATGTCTTTGCCGCCTATGGCATCGACTATCCCGTCGATCTGAACGGGCCGCAGCATCTGGCCGGAGATTACCTGCGCACACCGCTGCCGCGCGAAGGTCAGGCGGCGCTGGTGCCGCAGACCCCGGGCCTCGGCTGCGACATCGACGAGGACCGCGTGCGTGGCGAGTTGGCGCTGGAGCTGGCGATATAG
- a CDS encoding UxaA family hydrolase, with product MTTNEPTYLAVRLHPDDTVAVVVQSIRTGVKVTITGPGSALSVTAGEDIPCYHKLSLRPTQPGEPVVRNGIVIGNATQAILAGDWVHTHNLVSLRARQTDDVGV from the coding sequence GTGACGACAAATGAACCGACCTATCTGGCTGTCAGGCTGCACCCAGACGACACGGTTGCTGTCGTTGTTCAATCCATCCGCACAGGCGTAAAGGTGACAATCACCGGCCCCGGGTCAGCTTTGTCGGTGACCGCTGGCGAAGATATCCCCTGCTATCACAAATTGTCGCTCAGACCAACACAACCGGGTGAGCCAGTGGTGCGAAACGGAATTGTCATTGGCAATGCAACGCAGGCAATCCTGGCTGGCGACTGGGTTCACACCCACAATTTGGTCAGCCTTCGCGCCCGCCAGACAGATGATGTGGGGGTCTGA
- a CDS encoding UxaA family hydrolase, translated as MTQAWTPIFHGFRRAQGRPGVRNFLLILNLTGLTAPSARHVARDLTGSQLVSMDHGKAINGRGETPVSKTIESISRHPNAGAVLILSAHRQVAEDLLQMLADDDRPIKAVTLDDTQRDALAFRSAAVRQGAQLISQISRQQREDFPWSELMIALECGMSDPTSGLVANPLVGLVTDRLIADGGAGVFGETTEWLGCEQFLIERAAKSQIAEQVQQAVARRERLARESGMDLVGNNPNAANIASGLSTIEDKAIGSVAKTGRAPITTFLDYGERLQGPGLAAMDGPSYTPESLTGLVAAGAQISLFTTGAGNSFVNRLAPTLKITANAESVARLPEQFDFTCADVLARPDTMTAAADALAARIMEIASGALTFGEILGEDDEVIARFGETL; from the coding sequence GTGACACAAGCTTGGACCCCGATATTTCATGGATTTCGCCGCGCTCAAGGGCGGCCGGGCGTTCGCAATTTTCTGCTGATCCTCAACCTCACTGGTTTGACAGCGCCGTCTGCACGACACGTGGCACGCGATCTGACTGGCAGCCAGCTGGTGTCAATGGACCATGGCAAGGCGATCAACGGTCGCGGAGAGACACCCGTATCAAAGACCATTGAGAGTATTTCACGACACCCGAATGCCGGTGCGGTGCTCATTCTCAGTGCGCATCGTCAGGTCGCAGAAGACCTGTTGCAAATGCTGGCCGATGATGATCGCCCGATTAAAGCCGTCACACTTGATGACACGCAGCGCGATGCATTGGCGTTCCGGTCTGCCGCCGTGCGGCAAGGCGCGCAGCTGATTTCACAGATATCCCGCCAGCAACGCGAAGACTTCCCCTGGAGTGAACTGATGATAGCGCTGGAATGCGGAATGTCCGACCCGACTTCAGGTCTGGTGGCAAACCCTTTGGTGGGACTGGTGACGGACAGGCTTATTGCCGATGGGGGCGCTGGTGTATTTGGTGAGACAACGGAATGGCTGGGGTGTGAGCAATTTCTGATCGAGCGGGCCGCGAAGTCGCAAATTGCCGAGCAGGTGCAACAGGCAGTGGCGCGACGGGAACGATTGGCCAGGGAAAGCGGTATGGACCTTGTTGGCAACAATCCCAATGCGGCCAATATAGCGTCTGGCCTCAGCACAATAGAGGACAAGGCCATCGGGAGTGTTGCCAAGACCGGCAGAGCGCCGATCACAACGTTTCTCGACTATGGCGAACGGCTGCAAGGACCCGGGCTCGCCGCCATGGACGGCCCGTCCTACACACCGGAATCCCTGACAGGGCTTGTCGCCGCCGGGGCGCAGATTTCGTTGTTCACCACCGGTGCAGGCAATTCCTTCGTCAACCGCCTTGCACCAACGCTCAAGATTACCGCGAACGCCGAAAGCGTTGCGCGTCTGCCGGAACAGTTCGATTTCACTTGTGCTGACGTGTTGGCCCGCCCCGATACTATGACCGCCGCCGCCGACGCGCTTGCCGCGCGGATCATGGAAATCGCTTCAGGTGCCCTGACCTTTGGTGAGATTCTCGGCGAAGACGACGAGGTCATCGCCAGGTTTGGAGAAACTCTGTGA
- a CDS encoding GntR family transcriptional regulator → MTDAATPKVTTLRNLAHNRFMDSLKQGALRPAQLVSQRELCAMLDVPMGPMREALKRLEGDGIVTLIPQRGVQILHIDEKTINDAFQMRLMVEIDAVRAFTAGGDKAVAADLRRRTEAANQSDTAHSPLDLSEINARTALDHEMHRLFVSALVNDFADDLFEKVLDRLQLSRLVFRLRNYTDRRAIKEHLDILDHVIAGDVEGAAEAMEVHLKASWNRALGLAD, encoded by the coding sequence ATGACCGATGCCGCCACGCCCAAAGTGACTACTTTGCGCAACCTGGCCCACAACCGGTTCATGGACAGTTTGAAACAAGGTGCGCTTCGGCCAGCTCAGTTGGTCTCCCAGCGGGAGCTGTGTGCGATGCTTGATGTGCCGATGGGGCCGATGCGCGAGGCGCTCAAGAGGCTCGAAGGCGATGGCATCGTCACACTGATTCCGCAGCGCGGGGTCCAGATCCTCCATATCGACGAGAAAACCATCAACGACGCCTTTCAGATGCGTTTGATGGTTGAGATCGACGCTGTCCGTGCCTTTACCGCCGGCGGCGACAAGGCAGTCGCTGCTGACTTGCGCAGGCGGACCGAAGCGGCCAACCAGAGCGACACCGCACATAGCCCGCTTGATCTGAGCGAAATCAATGCCCGAACTGCACTCGACCACGAAATGCACCGGTTGTTTGTTTCGGCGCTGGTGAACGATTTTGCAGACGATTTGTTCGAAAAAGTGCTTGACCGGCTGCAACTGTCGCGGCTGGTATTTCGCCTGCGCAACTATACCGACAGGCGCGCGATCAAAGAGCACCTTGATATTCTCGATCACGTAATTGCAGGCGATGTGGAAGGCGCGGCCGAGGCTATGGAGGTCCACTTGAAAGCATCCTGGAACCGGGCGTTGGGGCTTGCAGACTGA
- a CDS encoding tripartite tricarboxylate transporter TctB family protein — MAVFEKIILAIVIAFCGVLVVQSIGIKPPARTFPLFVSGLTGILAAFALGRSVVQPLTDSGIPQNRMKTIVLAAAGLIAYGLMMSVNYLAATVVFLFFGYVFLMPESTLKGVITAACVTLATTGFTWLCFSYWLGVNLR, encoded by the coding sequence ATGGCGGTTTTTGAGAAGATCATCCTGGCGATCGTCATTGCATTCTGCGGCGTTCTGGTTGTGCAATCCATCGGCATCAAACCCCCGGCGCGGACCTTTCCGCTGTTTGTAAGCGGTCTCACGGGCATACTGGCTGCATTCGCTCTGGGGCGTTCAGTTGTTCAACCGCTGACCGATTCAGGCATTCCGCAAAACCGCATGAAAACCATTGTGCTCGCAGCCGCTGGCCTGATTGCTTATGGTTTGATGATGTCGGTCAACTATCTGGCTGCAACGGTGGTGTTTCTGTTTTTCGGCTATGTTTTTCTGATGCCGGAAAGTACACTGAAGGGTGTGATCACTGCCGCGTGTGTCACTCTTGCGACCACTGGCTTTACCTGGTTGTGCTTTTCCTATTGGTTGGGGGTCAATCTGCGCTGA
- a CDS encoding tripartite tricarboxylate transporter permease, producing MAFSESLAAAMDPMVLLLIILATVFGAIIGALPGFSSVMAISLLLPVVYPMDPLMGLLVLGSIYMGAMYGDANSAILLNIPGTASSLPTTFDGFPMTLQGRAREALLAALAGSVFGGITGVLVLMLTFGALAEFSLRFGPQEYFWLTILGLTTIAALSEGNLMKGLAGGGLGVAISLIGLDSYWGTPRFTFGQSSLIAGVHLIPALLGLFCVAQVLASLADPAGERRAPEIGRQQDALRIVLRSMVRRWDVMIRSSAIGVLIGMLPGAGGPIASTISYNETRRWDRDSSSYGKGRIEGVFASEVANNAMVGGSLIPMMALGIPGNVNAAVILGALLSFGMRPGMNLISDGSGVAMSFMIGLLISSILLAPLGYFLIIRVSTLVLKIPRTYLAPSILVFASVGAFSVTNSMYGVAIMTAMGIGGYALRLIKMEAAPIGLGLILGPIAEREFTSSLLIAQAQGSYWSIALRPISLVLIFLCLLSIATPMFLMLRKRMMARRIDEDKTARSS from the coding sequence ATGGCCTTTTCCGAAAGTCTCGCCGCTGCAATGGATCCGATGGTCCTGTTGCTGATCATTCTGGCGACCGTCTTTGGCGCGATCATCGGTGCGCTGCCGGGCTTCAGTTCAGTGATGGCGATTTCCCTGTTGCTGCCCGTTGTGTACCCGATGGACCCATTGATGGGACTGCTGGTGCTCGGCTCGATCTATATGGGCGCAATGTATGGCGACGCGAATTCCGCGATCCTGCTGAACATACCCGGCACAGCTTCATCCCTGCCCACGACATTTGACGGGTTTCCGATGACCTTGCAGGGCCGCGCCCGCGAGGCGCTGCTGGCGGCCCTTGCCGGGTCGGTGTTCGGCGGGATCACAGGCGTGCTGGTGCTGATGCTGACATTTGGGGCATTGGCAGAATTTTCGTTGCGATTTGGACCGCAGGAGTATTTCTGGCTGACGATCCTGGGATTAACCACCATCGCGGCACTCTCTGAAGGCAACCTTATGAAAGGTCTTGCCGGGGGTGGATTGGGTGTCGCGATCAGCCTGATCGGTCTGGATTCCTATTGGGGCACGCCACGGTTCACTTTCGGCCAGTCCTCCCTGATTGCAGGCGTTCACCTGATCCCTGCGTTGCTGGGCCTGTTTTGCGTGGCTCAGGTTCTGGCCAGTCTTGCCGACCCGGCCGGCGAGCGCCGTGCCCCTGAAATCGGACGCCAACAGGATGCGCTGCGCATAGTCCTGCGGAGCATGGTGCGCCGCTGGGATGTCATGATCCGCTCATCGGCCATCGGAGTTCTAATTGGCATGTTGCCCGGCGCTGGCGGGCCCATTGCATCAACGATTTCCTATAATGAAACGCGCCGCTGGGATCGCGACAGTTCCAGCTATGGCAAAGGCCGCATCGAGGGCGTGTTTGCCTCGGAAGTCGCCAACAATGCCATGGTCGGCGGCAGCCTGATTCCGATGATGGCACTCGGCATTCCTGGCAATGTCAACGCCGCCGTCATACTTGGTGCATTGTTATCCTTCGGGATGCGACCTGGCATGAATTTGATTTCCGACGGATCAGGCGTGGCGATGTCGTTCATGATCGGACTGCTGATCTCCAGCATCCTGCTTGCCCCTCTGGGCTATTTCCTGATCATCCGGGTGTCTACACTGGTGTTGAAAATCCCGCGAACCTACCTTGCGCCGTCGATTCTGGTGTTTGCTTCGGTCGGCGCATTTTCGGTGACAAATTCGATGTATGGCGTTGCCATCATGACGGCCATGGGGATCGGCGGGTATGCGCTGAGGCTGATCAAAATGGAAGCCGCACCCATCGGCCTGGGTCTGATACTTGGTCCGATCGCCGAGCGTGAATTCACCAGTTCACTGCTTATCGCACAGGCACAGGGAAGCTATTGGAGCATTGCGCTGCGGCCGATTTCTCTGGTCCTGATTTTCCTATGTCTGCTCTCGATCGCAACACCGATGTTTCTGATGCTGCGAAAACGCATGATGGCCCGACGCATCGACGAGGACAAGACTGCGAGGTCGAGTTGA
- a CDS encoding tripartite tricarboxylate transporter substrate binding protein, whose product MKKIVRCAALVAALFGSWAAQAADFPDGQITLIVPFGAGGGSDRVARTVDRFWQEQTSESFNFQYQPGAAGAVGTDAIARADADGYTIGIVNLPNMVVQPVSGSATFSLDGFDYIGRVNSDPIVLMVPESSPYQTLEDFVAAAKEAPGTMTLAITGTLGAAHIAALQMMDGAEIEVTLVPTQGGANTVARISGGHVSAGLIGLGLFTNQESGRALAVTSEERSSFAADVPTFTEKGIPISLATARIIVAPAGLPDHALTYLRDTLKSVTESEGFITASAEQGQGAIWQDGEALEASVMAMEGSVSALLRKYKLID is encoded by the coding sequence ATGAAAAAAATTGTTCGGTGTGCTGCACTGGTGGCAGCGCTTTTTGGGTCGTGGGCCGCACAGGCGGCGGATTTTCCTGATGGTCAGATAACCTTGATAGTTCCATTTGGTGCTGGTGGCGGTTCAGACCGTGTCGCCAGAACCGTTGATCGCTTCTGGCAGGAACAGACCAGCGAAAGCTTCAACTTTCAATATCAACCCGGCGCTGCCGGGGCCGTGGGAACGGACGCCATAGCCCGGGCCGATGCCGATGGTTATACTATTGGCATCGTGAACCTGCCGAATATGGTGGTTCAGCCGGTGTCCGGATCGGCCACATTCTCGCTGGATGGTTTCGATTATATCGGCCGTGTGAATTCTGACCCAATTGTGCTGATGGTGCCGGAATCGAGCCCCTACCAGACTCTCGAAGACTTTGTCGCCGCAGCGAAGGAAGCACCGGGAACCATGACCCTGGCGATCACAGGCACGTTGGGTGCTGCCCACATCGCAGCCTTGCAGATGATGGATGGCGCCGAGATCGAAGTGACACTGGTGCCCACGCAGGGCGGTGCCAACACTGTAGCGCGTATCAGCGGCGGTCATGTGAGCGCTGGATTGATCGGGCTTGGCCTGTTCACCAATCAGGAAAGCGGCCGCGCTCTGGCCGTCACATCTGAAGAGCGGTCCAGCTTTGCAGCTGACGTCCCGACTTTCACAGAAAAAGGCATTCCGATCTCGCTCGCGACTGCCCGGATTATCGTGGCCCCTGCAGGATTGCCGGATCATGCTCTGACTTACCTGCGTGACACGCTGAAATCGGTGACTGAAAGCGAAGGCTTCATAACCGCATCAGCCGAGCAAGGTCAGGGTGCCATCTGGCAGGACGGCGAAGCTCTGGAAGCCTCCGTCATGGCGATGGAAGGAAGCGTCTCAGCTCTGCTGCGCAAGTACAAGCTGATCGACTAG
- a CDS encoding patatin-like phospholipase family protein: METEKNVLVLQGGGALGAYQAGAFEALFASGRRTEWVVGVSIGAINAALIAGNPPDRRVERLRAFWDLVSSSGGAMPFLTGLIPRGFANELSASATMAQGVPGFFSPRFPPAAMMPAGSIGANSFYDTSPLRETLLELADFDYLNAGPVRLCIGAVNVETGNMTWFDSAKQTITPDHIMASGALPPGFPAVEIDGALYWDGGLVSNTPLQYVYDERSAEDLCIFQVDLFNARGKMPASIWDIDRAFGDLLRSISAHFAHEEHQMRAAAYDQIGVHKHDHERLIDSLRDIMDGERDTSERSARRLTEVLEEWFTGHFSRHDARLHHKLGPHSHE; this comes from the coding sequence ATGGAAACCGAAAAAAACGTGCTGGTGCTGCAGGGCGGTGGCGCGCTCGGAGCCTACCAGGCTGGCGCCTTCGAGGCGCTATTTGCCAGCGGGCGGCGAACGGAATGGGTGGTGGGCGTCTCTATCGGTGCGATCAATGCCGCGCTGATCGCGGGAAATCCGCCCGACCGCCGTGTCGAGAGGCTTCGGGCCTTCTGGGATCTGGTGTCGTCCAGCGGTGGTGCCATGCCTTTCCTGACGGGCCTGATCCCGCGCGGGTTTGCCAATGAACTAAGCGCAAGCGCGACGATGGCGCAGGGCGTGCCGGGGTTCTTTTCGCCACGCTTTCCGCCGGCTGCGATGATGCCCGCCGGAAGCATCGGTGCCAATAGTTTCTATGACACCTCGCCGCTACGCGAAACCCTGCTGGAGCTTGCGGATTTCGACTATCTCAACGCCGGTCCGGTCCGCCTTTGCATCGGCGCGGTCAATGTCGAGACCGGCAACATGACGTGGTTCGACAGCGCGAAACAGACGATCACGCCCGATCATATCATGGCCAGCGGCGCTCTGCCGCCGGGGTTTCCCGCTGTCGAGATCGACGGCGCGCTCTACTGGGACGGCGGTCTGGTTTCCAATACGCCGCTGCAATATGTCTATGACGAACGGTCCGCCGAAGATCTGTGTATCTTTCAGGTCGATCTGTTCAACGCACGCGGCAAGATGCCGGCGTCGATCTGGGATATCGACCGGGCGTTCGGCGATCTGCTACGGTCCATTTCGGCGCATTTCGCGCATGAGGAGCATCAGATGCGGGCCGCCGCTTATGACCAGATCGGCGTGCACAAGCACGATCATGAGCGTCTGATCGATTCGCTTCGCGACATCATGGATGGCGAGCGCGATACCTCGGAGCGCTCGGCGCGCCGACTAACAGAAGTTCTGGAGGAATGGTTCACCGGTCATTTTTCGCGCCATGACGCACGGCTGCACCACAAGCTTGGGCCCCATTCTCACGAGTGA
- a CDS encoding CBS domain-containing protein, which translates to MLVKDVMTKKVVTVTPETRIEEIVRLFLKHHISGVPVVDEAGAVAGLVSEGDLMRRVADADAPRRSWWLELFAGDGTSAADYVKAHGRQARDVMTREMITLPEDTPVGRAAAVLEKHRIKRIPVLRDGKLVGIVSRSNLLQGLSVASVIPEPSADERVIRARILEALADVPGIQVSLVNVVVNDGVASIYGMVENDFEANTIRLAAEEAVGEGKVDIQLGRLPAWGYGYGI; encoded by the coding sequence ATGTTGGTCAAAGACGTCATGACGAAAAAGGTCGTCACCGTGACACCCGAAACCCGGATTGAGGAAATTGTCCGCCTGTTTCTCAAACACCATATCAGCGGCGTACCCGTAGTGGATGAGGCGGGTGCCGTCGCAGGACTGGTCAGCGAGGGTGATCTGATGCGCCGGGTCGCCGATGCCGATGCGCCGCGCCGGTCCTGGTGGCTTGAACTTTTCGCTGGTGACGGGACCAGCGCAGCCGACTATGTGAAAGCCCACGGTCGGCAGGCCCGTGATGTGATGACGCGCGAAATGATCACCCTGCCAGAGGACACGCCGGTCGGCCGTGCGGCGGCGGTGCTTGAAAAACACCGGATCAAGCGGATTCCGGTTCTGCGCGACGGCAAGCTTGTCGGGATCGTCAGCCGGAGCAACCTGTTGCAGGGCCTGTCGGTGGCTTCTGTCATTCCCGAGCCCAGCGCCGATGAGCGCGTGATACGGGCCCGCATCCTTGAGGCTTTGGCTGACGTGCCGGGAATTCAGGTGTCTTTGGTCAATGTGGTGGTCAACGACGGCGTCGCCAGCATTTACGGCATGGTCGAAAACGATTTCGAGGCCAACACCATCCGCTTGGCCGCCGAAGAGGCCGTGGGCGAAGGTAAGGTCGACATCCAGTTGGGCCGCCTTCCGGCGTGGGGCTACGGCTATGGCATTTGA